Below is a genomic region from Deltaproteobacteria bacterium.
TTGAACGCCGTGTAACCCAGAATGACGGTAAAATCTTTCGGCCCCCATTTCAGACCTTCCGTGAACATGGAGTAGGCGAGAGTGGAGGTTCCGGCATTAATGAGGGTATAGCCGTCCGGTTCGGAATGGACCACGAAATCGGCGGCTACGGTTCCGCCCGCTCCCGGCTTGTACTGGACGACGACGGGCTGTTTCAAAGAGGTTTGGGCGCCTGGCGCCACTGCGTTGGCCGTATTGCCGGCAACGCCCCCGGGCGGGAATCCGACATAGAGGTTGATGGGCTTGCTGGGGTAGTCCTGAGCGGCAAAGAGGGGGACACCCACAGCCAAGACTACAGTAAAAAGAACGACACGGACCGCGACCTTCCATTTTCTTTCCATTGTTACCTCCTTCTGTTTTTGCGGGCAACCCACCCCGGTCCTCCGCAACGGTTTTTTCTTAAAAGCGTTTCAGGGGGTCGAAGCCAAAGAGGCCTTCTTCGAAATATCCTTGAGAACTTCCACCAGATTCTGCTCAAAGCCTGCTTCTTTTTCCTTCTGGAACGGAAAAGAAAATCCGATGGCGCCTTCGACCGCACCATTGCGGAAGACAGGCGCCGCCACCGCATTTCTCCCCAAAAACAATTCCTGCCGGTTGATGGCAAAGCCTTGCTTCCTGATCACCTCCAGGGATGCGGTCAGTCTGGCTGGATTGGTTTCGGTGTAGGGCGTGTGGGCGACCAAATCGCTGTCCCGGATGATTCTTTCCGCCTCAACGGAATCCATGAAAGCGAGGATAACCTTTCCCAAAGCGGTGCAACAGGCCGGCAGGCGGGAACCTACGGGAATATCCAGGTCGACGATGACATTGATCTGAATCCGTTCCACATAGACAATTTCCGTTCCATCCAGAATCGCGCATTGGGCCCCGACGTTCAGCCGCCGGGACGCCTCCAGCAGGTGCGAAGAGACCCGGGCTCTCAAATCCATATCACGCAGGAGGGAAAACCCCAGGGAGAGCACTTTGGGCGCGATCCGGAATTGCCTGGTGACCGGATCCCTGATGACATATCCCAGGGATACGAGCGTCATCGCGTAGCGCGTTGCCGTCGCCGGCGAAATTCCGGTCAGCGAGGCCAATTCGACCAGGCCGAGCGGTCCCTTGTTTTTGGCGAGGGCCTCGAGAACCATGATGCCCCTCTCCAGGGAAGCAATAAAATAAGAATCTTCTTTTGGAGTGTTATCTTTCATTCTATTTTCACCAAGTGAAAATTATTTTCACTATGCAAAAATTATATCAAAAAAAAATGATTGTCAAGAAATTTTTTTGCGTATAGCCAAAAATATTTGAAATTTGGAACCTCCTGTAAACCATTTTCATGATTCGTGGTACTCTACGGGGACATGGGGGTTGATAAGTTCTCCTTCCTCCCTTTCAGTGGGGAGTTCATTTTCACACTATAGTCTGTAGACTTATGGTCTTCAATTTCTGATAATCCCGAAATGGAAAAAAATCTATCTAAAACTTTTAATCATGGTTCCATTGAAGAATTGTTCGGTAACATATTAA
It encodes:
- a CDS encoding IclR family transcriptional regulator produces the protein MKDNTPKEDSYFIASLERGIMVLEALAKNKGPLGLVELASLTGISPATATRYAMTLVSLGYVIRDPVTRQFRIAPKVLSLGFSLLRDMDLRARVSSHLLEASRRLNVGAQCAILDGTEIVYVERIQINVIVDLDIPVGSRLPACCTALGKVILAFMDSVEAERIIRDSDLVAHTPYTETNPARLTASLEVIRKQGFAINRQELFLGRNAVAAPVFRNGAVEGAIGFSFPFQKEKEAGFEQNLVEVLKDISKKASLASTP